The following coding sequences lie in one Primulina huaijiensis isolate GDHJ02 chromosome 2, ASM1229523v2, whole genome shotgun sequence genomic window:
- the LOC140964091 gene encoding putative late blight resistance protein homolog R1A-3: MAYAALSSLSQTLEQILDSDPYFFPCPKEKIESFHETVASLMAFLDNCPPTICNQKVNNLITQIRDSAYEAEDVFESRVATHLLHRYESESYEKLGMLPRSLEKMMEDIQSLKSDVQNFHHERNGVLEQRIQTLADSSTQLVSGLKALTQVLVSDPFIFPFAKEKLVNSCKKASASLRAFLYDFPPISSQKVHALMKQIIDSTGDALDVFISLLVTRLPQKYGSDRYEKFKMFPQSLEKVMEGFESIEKEVNGIHEQRILTLVSSSRPASRGNTTSNMVALDSNLEMKLLDELVGGRSNIDILPIVGMGGIGKTTLARILYNSQLIKESFDIRGWVTISQTYNVREIVLGLLEDIGVPLDGERDGKRNAEQQVYQTLYDRKYLIVLDDVWNVQAWNDMKMLFPDNCNGSRIILTSRHSEVAAHVNSFSTYHEMQLLNEGLSWSLLRREIFLQNDCPPKLVEIGKKIARQCQGLPLAISAIGGHLRKEELTEEYWIYVSESVSLVLKTNNDPSLEILTLSYNYLPHHLKACFLYFGSFQEDAAIDVSRIVKLWVAEGFVKPSRTNSMEEVAKEYLRDVIERNLIFVHEYDSFGKPKICGIHDLFRDICIREGKKEKFLCVLNRNIVPFDMSEINSQRRLILSPNMKEDDESAYCHIDSFSAIHSFICHGDGTSSKIKLPSRMLKVLVVRLTTTKFPGKILELVNLKYLELGCVFRIPSSISRLKNLQTLISEVVHIKSMPSEIWEMSQLRHVLVLGFNLPAIPDVHGKGTHTYVLKNLQTLSEIINFRSMPEVFTRIPNLKKLNIAYDYNAAGFKFHTLQNLVSLCELESLRCKFNFVTKDNILAKLAFPLSLKKLVLKGCQIPWDQMTIIGVLPNLEVLKLSRATVGYRWETNDEEFKQLKFLLIHDSHLVKWKTETDHFPSLQHLILQHCHGLEAIPFEIGNIPTLEIIELDYCSRKAESSAKEIVGEDSDIELKIAKT, translated from the coding sequence ATGGCGTATGCTGCTCTTTCGTCTCTTTCGCAAACTTTGGAGCAGATTCTTGATTCTGATCCATACTTCTTCCCTTGCCCTAAGGAAAAAATCGAGTCTTTTCACGAAACCGTAGCTTCTTTAATGGCCTTTCTTGATAATTGCCCACCAACAATTTGCAACCAAAAGGTCAATAATTTGATAACCCAAATCAGAGATTCGGCCTATGAAGCAGAAGACGTGTTCGAATCTCGCGTAGCAACTCACCTTCTGCACAGGTATGAAAGTGAGAGTTATGAGAAACTCGGAATGCTTCCTCGGAGCTTGGAGAAAATGATGGAAGATATCCAATCGCTGAAAAGTGATGTCCAGAATTTTCATCATGAGAGAAATGGGGTGCTCGAGCAAAGGATTCAGACTCTTGCTGATTCATCAACGCAGCTTGTGTCTGGCTTAAAAGCTTTAACGCAGGTTCTTGTTTCTGATCCATTCATCTTTCCTTTCGCTAAGGAGAAACTAGTCAACTCTTGTAAAAAAGCTAGTGCTTCTTTAAGAGCCTTTCTTTATGATTTCCCACCTATTAGCTCCCAAAAGGTCCATGCTTTGATGAAGCAAATTATAGATTCAACAGGTGATGCACTTGACGTTTTTATATCTCTCTTAGTAACTCGCTTGCCGCAGAAGTATGGAAGTGATAGATATGAGAAATTCAAAATGTTTCCTCAAAGCTTGGAAAAAGTGATGGAAGGTTTCGAATCGATAGAGAAGGAAGTGAATGGGATACACGAGCAGAGGATTCTGACTCTTGTTAGTTCATCGAGGCCAGCCTCGAGGGGCAATACAACATCCAATATGGTGGCACTAGACAGTAATCTGGAGATGAAACTGTTGGATGAACTTGTAGGAGGACGATCCAACATAGACATCCTCCCGATTGTTGGCATGGGTGGGATTGGTAAGACTACCCTCGCTAGGATCTTGTACAATAGTCAACTGATCAAGGAGTCTTTTGATATTCGTGGTTGGGTTACTATATCTCAAACATATAATGTAAGGGAAATTGTTTTAGGCCTTCTGGAAGATATCGGGGTACCTTTGGATGGAGAACGGGATGGAAAAAGGAATGCTGAACAGCAAGTATATCAAACTTTATATGATAGAAAGTATTTGATTGTATTAGATGATGTTTGGAATGTACAGGCCTGGAATgacatgaaaatgttatttccGGATAACTGTAATGGTAGTCGAATCATATTGACTAGTAGGCATTCAGAAGTGGCAGCACATGTCAACTCTTTTAGCACTTATCATGAGATGCAACTTCTAAATGAGGGTTTGAGTTGGAGTCTACTCCGTCGAGAGATATTTCTGCAAAACGATTGCCCACCTAAACTAGTTGAAATTGGAAAGAAGATTGCTAGACAATGCCAAGGTCTTCCTCTAGCAATATCTGCCATTGGTGGGCATCTTAGAAAGGAGGAGCTAACAGAAGAATATTGGATATATGTTTCCGAAAGTGTAAGTTTGGTCTTAAAGACCAATAATGATCCGTCCTTAGAGATATTAACTTTAAGTTATAACTACTTGCCTCAtcatttgaaagcatgtttccTTTATTTTGGATCCTTCCAAGAAGATGCTGCAATAGATGTGTCTAGAATTGTAAAACTGTGGGTTGCCGAGGGATTTGTAAAGCCAAGCAGAACAAATAGCATGGAAGAGGTTGCAAAAGAGTACTTACGAGATGTTATTGAAAGAAACCTTATTTTTGTGCATGAATATGATTCATTTGGGAAACCAAAGATATGTGGCATCCATGATCTGTTTAGAGACATATGCATCAGGGAGGGTAAAAAAGAAAAGTTTCTTTGTGTCTTGAATAGGAACATTGTACCCTTTGATATGTCGGAAATAAATAGCCAACGACGCTTGATTCTTAGTCCAAATATGAAAGAAGATGATGAATCTGCTTATTGTCATATAGATAGTTTTTCAGCTATCCATTCTTTTATTTGCCATGGTGATGGTACTTCATCGAAAATTAAACTACCTTCAAGAATGCTCAAGGTATTGGTTGTTAGGTTGACAACAACAAAGTTTCCCGGGAAAATATTAGAACTCGTTAATCTAAAATACCTTGAGCTCGGGTGTGTTTTTCGAATTCCGTCTTCAATATCCAGACTCAAGAATCTACAAACCCTTATTTCTGAAGTCGTGCATATAAAATCTATGCCTTCGGAAATTTGGGAAATGTCGCAGTTAAGGCATGTTCTGGTTTTGGGTTTTAACTTGCCTGCTATTCCCGATGTTCATGGAAAAGGGACACATACATACGTTCTTAAAAATCTCCAGACACTTTCAGAAATAATCAATTTTAGATCTATGCCTGAGGTCTTCACAAGAATCCCAAATCTTAAAAAGCTAAACATTGCATATGACTATAATGCTGCTGGCTTCAAATTTCACACTCTGCAGAATCTTGTCTCTTTGTGTGAACTGGAATCATTACGCTGCAAGTTCAATTTTGTGACAAAGGACAATATCTTGGCAAAGCTCGCCTTCCCACTTTCTCtgaaaaaattagttttaaaagGCTGTCAAATTCCTTGGGATCAAATGACCATCATTGGTGTATTGCCTAATCTCGAAGTTCTCAAATTGAGTAGAGCTACGGTTGGATACCGTTGGGAAACAAATGATGAAGAATTCAAGCAATTGAAATTTCTATTGATTCATGATTCACATCTAGTGAAGTGGAAAACTGAAACGGACCATTTCCCAAGCCTTCAGCACCTCATCCTTCAGCACTGCCATGGCTTGGAGGCAATCCCTTTCGAAATCGGAAATATTCCAACCCTTGAAATAATCGAGTTGGATTATTGTTCGCGTAAAGCAGAGTCTTCAGCAAAGGAAATAGTAGGGGAAGACAGTGACATTGagcttaaaattgccaaaacTTAG
- the LOC140964112 gene encoding uncharacterized protein isoform X1: METCLSAENVGQLNPKEEVFCSTLTLPTGDTPDDLQDNIISGFVGIFSRARDEGKISRKLVECINTYLLEDRPNIGGKSLEIHQAVNHFVFRKTFAILLICPSSIGFSYLLWEVARICLGSLLMFFTAPGVKSPLKSAFPLNEVGNGWHVIRNRLMQSLPTVCNVTSIVSILFSSTTQHRMTQDFCHRSMMLSLWRNWPRSICMLAINSKRSAA, from the exons ATGGAAACATGTCTGAGTGCAGAAAATGTAGGTCAATTGAACCCGAAAGAAGAGGTTTTCTGCTCCACCTTGACACTTCCGACTGGTGATACTCCTGATGATCTTCAAGATAACATTATTTCGGGCTTTGTTGGAATTTTTTCTCGTGCAAG GGATGAGGGAAAAATTTCTCGTAAGCTTGTGGAGTGCATCAATACATATTTATTAGAGGATAGACCAAATATAGGTGGCAAATCTCTGGAAATTCATCAAGCAGTAAATCATTTCGTGTTTCG TAAAACGTTTGCAATACTTCTAATTTGTCCTTCATCAATAGGATTCTCTTATTTGCTATGGGAAGTTGCAA gaATCTGCTTGGGCTCTTTATTGATGTTTTTTACTGCTCCAGGTGTGAAATCACCGCTGAAGTCAGCTTTTCCCTTGAATGAG GTTGGCAATGGTTGGCATGTGATACGGAACCGCCTTATGCAGAGTTTGCCAACAGTTTGCAATGTCACCTCAATCGTAAGCATCCTTTTTTCATCAACAACTCAACACAGAATGACTCAG GATTTCTGCCACCGCTCTATGATGCTGAGCCTATGGAGGAATTGGCCAAG GTCAATTTGTATGCTTGCCATCAACTCTAAGAGATCAGCTGCTTAA
- the LOC140964112 gene encoding serine/threonine-protein kinase ATM-like isoform X2, whose product METCLSAENVGQLNPKEEVFCSTLTLPTGDTPDDLQDNIISGFVGIFSRARDEGKISRKLVECINTYLLEDRPNIGGKSLEIHQAVNHFVFRYWFATHDQSLNDSLICYGKLQVSLTRALDYGSLLLEQHVDANNHVMSKELDQMSTFSANLCSCSLFVSSLCGGCIHIFLFF is encoded by the exons ATGGAAACATGTCTGAGTGCAGAAAATGTAGGTCAATTGAACCCGAAAGAAGAGGTTTTCTGCTCCACCTTGACACTTCCGACTGGTGATACTCCTGATGATCTTCAAGATAACATTATTTCGGGCTTTGTTGGAATTTTTTCTCGTGCAAG GGATGAGGGAAAAATTTCTCGTAAGCTTGTGGAGTGCATCAATACATATTTATTAGAGGATAGACCAAATATAGGTGGCAAATCTCTGGAAATTCATCAAGCAGTAAATCATTTCGTGTTTCGGTACTGGTTTGCAACTCATGATCAAAGTCTAAAT GATTCTCTTATTTGCTATGGGAAGTTGCAAGTAAGTTTAACTAGGGCTTTGGATTACGGTTCTCTTTTACTAGAACAACATGTGGATGCGAATAATCATGTGATGAGCAAGGAGCTTGATCAAATGAGCACATTCAGTGCCAATTTGTGTTCCTGTAGTCTATTTGTCTCTTCCCTGTGTGGTGGATGCATTCATATTTTCTTAttcttttaa